The genome window AGAGAAGACCCTAATGGAGAGCCGATAATTACCCTTCGTGCCTCAGCAGGTATGGATAGTATTGATTTAACCTTAAAGGAAGGCTCCTTTGAAGATTTAGGAAGTTTCGTATTTATCTTTTCAAATCCTAATAAATTTAATGAAAGATTAGAAGGAAAGGATTTTGTATTTTTCTTTATAAAAAATGGTAAGTTTTATCTCCTTTCTAATTTACCTATTAACTGGATGAAAATGGCCGATAGGTCGCAAGGAAGTATAAAGGCAGGAGATGAAGCTCCTTTAGAAAAAGGAAAACTTTATTCTGTAGCAGGACTGAACTTTGTTATCAAAGACGCACTCCTCAAAGGAAAAGAGGTTATTGTTCCTCTTCCCCGTTCTAAAGATATTTATAAAAATTCGTCTGTATGGTTAGCTCTTTTTGTTGAAGTTGAATATGACGGGGAGAAAAGAGAAGTAGCTCTTTTAGGTAGAGGAGGAAGTACTCCTGGAATTCCTCAAAAATTAAATATAAAGGATATTGAGCTGGAGCTTGAATGGGGGGCAAAAGTAATAACTTTACCTTTTAGTTTATATCTTAAAGATTTTGTGATGAGAAAGTACCCTGGTTCAAATAAACCTTCTTCTTATGAAAGTCATGTTATAGTCAAAGACCCTGTGAATAAAAAAGAGTTTGAATATAATATCCACATGAACCATCCTCTTGTTTATGGAGGATATAAATTCTTCCAATCATCTTATGACCCTGATGAATTAGGAACAATTCTATCTGTCAATCATGACCCAGGGGTAATACCAACTTACATAGGTTATGGTCTTATGATGATAGGTTTATTGCTAAACCTTCTTAATCCTTTCAGTAGATTTGGGAGGACTTTAAAAATGCTCAATAAAGACACCAAAAATATAGTTCTCATAATAATAGCTCTACTTAGCTTTTCTTATAATTCTATTGCTTATCCTGGTATGGAAAAAGGTAATTCCAATCAGACAATTCCCCAAAAACCACGTATGGAAGACATTATTAAGACTGTAAAGAAGATAGATAAAAACCATGCAGAAAAATTTGGAAGTTTGGCTGTCCAAGGAGGAGAAGGTAGGATAAAACCTGTAGATACTCTGGCTATAGATGTCGTAAATAAAGTTCATGGAGGACCTTCTGTATTAGGGTTAACTCACAATCAGGTTTTATTAGGGATGTTCCTTATGCCAGGACCCTGGCAATATGTAAAGATGATAAAGGTCAAACATCCTGCAATAAAGAAAATGCTTGGAATTCCTATGGAAGATAAATATTTTGCATTTATAGATGCATACGATGAGAAAGGAATGTATAAACTTGCCAATGCTGTAGAAGCTGCAAGGAGAAAAGACCCTTCCCAGCGAAATCAGTTTGATAAAGAGATATTAAAGATAGATGAAAAACTTTATATCTGTTATCTTGCTTTTACCGGTGAAATTTTAAGATTATTCCCTAAAGAGAATGACCCTAATAATACTTGGTATGGTCCACGTGATGCTCTCAAAATATTCCCTGAAAAACAAAGGGAAGAAGTGGCAACTATACTGTCAAAATATATACACGGAGTGCAAAAAGGTTTACAGGAAGGTAATTGGGAAGCCGCGAACTTAGCAATTGAAGATATCAAAGATTTTCAAAAGAGATATGGGTATAAAGTACTCCCATCTGAAACAAGATTAAAAGCTGAAATTTTGTATAACAGACTTCTGGTATTTGAAAGATTAACTCCTTTTTATTTTCTTATAGGTTTATTATCTATAATACTAATTTTTGTAAAGATATTTAAACCAAAAGCTAATGTTGACAGATTTGGTAAATTTATAGTTATTCTTCTGATAATTGCTTTTCTTATACACACAGCAGGTCTCGGACTTAGATGGTACGTTGCTGGACATGCTCCATGGACTGATGCTTATGAGTCTATGCTATTTATATCATGGGCTGTGGCTTTAGCAGGTATAGTTTTTGCAAGAAAATCCCTTTTTGTTCTGGCATCTGTTGGAATGTTTGCAGGTGTTTTCCTTTTTGCAGCCCATCTTGGATGGCTTGACCCTCAAATTACCACTATTGTTCCTGTATTGAAATCTTACTGGCTTCTTATCCATGTGTCTGTATTAACTGCAAGCTATGGATTTTTAGGATTATCTGCAATACTGGGTCTTATATCTCTTATATTCTTTGCAATAAAATATGAAAAACTTCTTGGACGGGAAAGGGTATTAAATCTGGAGAGCGGGATAAAAGAAGCAACAAAAATATCTGAGCTTTCTCTGATTATTGGATTATCTCTTATCATATCAGGTAACTTTTTAGGAGCTATTTGGGCAAATGAAAGTTGGGGAAGATACTGGGGTTGGGACCCTAAAGAAACCTGGACAGCTGTTTCTATTGCCGTTTATGCTGCTATAGTTCACCTAAAGTATATACCTCAATGGTATTCATTCTATAAAATGGCTGTATTCTCCGTTTTAGGTTATTTCTCTATATTAATGACATATTTTGGTGTTAACTATTACCTTTCAGGACTTCACTCTTATGCTGCAGGAGACCCTGTTCCAATACCAACCTGGGTTTACTGGGCAGTAGGATTTCTCTTAGTTCTTATAATTGCAGCTTATAAGAACAGAAATATGACAAGATAGTTACGAACTTTTCTTATATAATATATAAAAATATATTAAATGTATTGACATATATATTACTTTAGTATAAATTAAAAGTAGGGGAAAGGGGTAAAATTTAAGTAGATTAAGGAAATTTTTGTCTTTATTTATTGATACATTTGGGGGGTGGTGTTATGAAGAAAAAGTTAGCAATTATTGCTGTTTTGGGAATTACAACTTTAGGATTTTCAGCCACCGAGGATATTAGAACCACAGCTCATAACTTATCTACCTACAGTGACCCTGCACAGGGTGGTACAAATGAAATTTGTGTGTTCTGTCATACTCCTCACGGGGCAAACTCAGATTTTAATGGGGCACCTTTATGGAACAAACCTATTGATACAACTGTAACGTTTCAAGTGTATGGTGGAGGGCAGACAACAGCTGGGACAGAAGTTGGTCAACCTGGTGATACATCAAGA of Persephonella sp. IF05-L8 contains these proteins:
- the ccsA gene encoding cytochrome c biogenesis protein CcsA — protein: MSVIRTVIELIFSLKTTVVLFLIFGAVIGVATFIENDFGRETSYALIYGSKWFEVLLTLMTINLIGNIFVYKMWQPKKLPLFIFHLSFVIIFIGAAITRYFGYEGMMHIREKQEQNKIFSRDPFLQITAKKNGKEFKLEKPLLLSALPVWNVNNFEENLDIEGKILTVKYKNFIKGVTTEIREDPNGEPIITLRASAGMDSIDLTLKEGSFEDLGSFVFIFSNPNKFNERLEGKDFVFFFIKNGKFYLLSNLPINWMKMADRSQGSIKAGDEAPLEKGKLYSVAGLNFVIKDALLKGKEVIVPLPRSKDIYKNSSVWLALFVEVEYDGEKREVALLGRGGSTPGIPQKLNIKDIELELEWGAKVITLPFSLYLKDFVMRKYPGSNKPSSYESHVIVKDPVNKKEFEYNIHMNHPLVYGGYKFFQSSYDPDELGTILSVNHDPGVIPTYIGYGLMMIGLLLNLLNPFSRFGRTLKMLNKDTKNIVLIIIALLSFSYNSIAYPGMEKGNSNQTIPQKPRMEDIIKTVKKIDKNHAEKFGSLAVQGGEGRIKPVDTLAIDVVNKVHGGPSVLGLTHNQVLLGMFLMPGPWQYVKMIKVKHPAIKKMLGIPMEDKYFAFIDAYDEKGMYKLANAVEAARRKDPSQRNQFDKEILKIDEKLYICYLAFTGEILRLFPKENDPNNTWYGPRDALKIFPEKQREEVATILSKYIHGVQKGLQEGNWEAANLAIEDIKDFQKRYGYKVLPSETRLKAEILYNRLLVFERLTPFYFLIGLLSIILIFVKIFKPKANVDRFGKFIVILLIIAFLIHTAGLGLRWYVAGHAPWTDAYESMLFISWAVALAGIVFARKSLFVLASVGMFAGVFLFAAHLGWLDPQITTIVPVLKSYWLLIHVSVLTASYGFLGLSAILGLISLIFFAIKYEKLLGRERVLNLESGIKEATKISELSLIIGLSLIISGNFLGAIWANESWGRYWGWDPKETWTAVSIAVYAAIVHLKYIPQWYSFYKMAVFSVLGYFSILMTYFGVNYYLSGLHSYAAGDPVPIPTWVYWAVGFLLVLIIAAYKNRNMTR